One genomic segment of Arachis duranensis cultivar V14167 chromosome 4, aradu.V14167.gnm2.J7QH, whole genome shotgun sequence includes these proteins:
- the LOC107486540 gene encoding zinc finger protein CONSTANS-LIKE 2, which produces MLDEDTNANTTSWAPRVCDTCRSAPCAVFCRADSAYLCASCDARVHAANTLASRHERVWVCEACERAPAAFLCKADAASLCSSCDADIHSANPLASRHQRVPIGPMYGPPSVPVTRTNGEFVGMVEDEEDEDDDEEEAASWLLLNNTNTTAAVTAGTNNNHNNSNSSNNNQNHHHHQQQSNNNGFLFGGEVDEYLDLVDCNSCGDDDNNHHHSNNNNNHFAVDGVDHRYELWWWNYNASISQSVSVSSMEVGVVPESSISNGSICHSRPPKGTIDLFSGPTPMQMSSHLTPMDREARVLRYREKKKTRKFEKTIRYASRKAYAETRPRIKGRFAKRTDVEAEVDQMFSTPLITEVGYGIVPSF; this is translated from the exons ATGTTGGACGAAGATACCAACGCCAACACCACCTCCTGGGCGCCGCGCGTGTGCGACACCTGCCGCTCTGCCCCATGTGCGGTCTTCTGCCGCGCTGACTCCGCGTATCTCTGCGCGTCATGCGACGCGCGCGTGCACGCGGCCAACACCTTGGCCTCGCGCCACGAGCGCGTGTGGGTATGCGAGGCCTGCGAACGCGCCCCGGCAGCGTTCCTTTGTAAGGCGGATGCAGCGTCGCTCTGTTCTTCTTGCGACGCTGACATCCACTCGGCTAACCCTCTGGCGAGTCGTCACCAGAGGGTGCCAATTGGACCCATGTACGGCCCACCATCCGTCCCGGTAACTAGGACGAATGGTGAGTTCGTTGGGATGGTTGAAgacgaagaagatgaagatgatgacgAAGAAGAAGCTGCTTCTTGGTTGTTGTTGAACAACACCAACACCACCGCCGCCGTGACGGCCGGCACCAACAACAACCATAATAACAGtaacagcagcaacaacaaccagaatcatcatcatcaccaacaacaGAGTAATAATAATGGTTTCTTGTTTGGTGGTGAGGTTGACGAGTATTTGGACCTTGTGGATTGTAATTCTTGTGGTGATGACGATAACAATCATCATCAcagcaacaataacaataaccaCTTTGCGGTTGATGGTGTTGATCATCGTTATG AGCTATGGTGGTGGAATTACAATGCTTCTATTAGTCAAAGT GTATCAGTTTCATCAATGGAAGTTGGAGTAGTGCCAGAATCATCAATCAGCAATGGATCAATTTGCCATTCAAGACCACCAAAGGGAACAATTGACCTATTTTCAGGACCTACTCCAATGCAGATGAGTTCACATCTCACTCCAATGGACAGAGAAGCCAGAGTCCTAAGGTatagagagaagaagaagacaagaAAATTCGAGAAGACCATAAGGTATGCATCAAGAAAGGCCTATGCAGAGACTCGGCCGCGAATCAAAGGCCGATTCGCCAAGAGAACAGATGTTGAAGCTGAAGTTGATCAGATGTTCTCCACACCATTGATTACAGAAGTTGGTTATGGCATTGTTCCTTCATTCTGA